A genomic segment from Frateuria edaphi encodes:
- a CDS encoding FAD/NAD(P)-binding protein: MFRRVAIIGGGASAVALLSELVDRASGPLHLDWYTGGATHPGRGIAYGTASPRHLLNVRAATMGMFSRRPRGFLDFAQRLDPQVAGTDFLPRRLYGDYLEDEVAHVLGQSRSRGVDVRVVPFAADALVPEIDGVTVIQGERASRADAAVLAIGALPVRPLEGVDAALVAEGRYVIDPWALLAQAGSDPAPREVALVGLGLTAVDVLLELADRWPHAHFTAISRHGRLPAAHLPVSTVPDDDGGALLDAMHEAPEVRRWLRLLREAIAASDDWRVVIDGLRPSTPGLWDALPMPERARFLRHARWAWERVRHRMPPQVERQVLALEREGRLQRVSGRVTGARAFEGRVELHAWHAGARTPVLADIAIQTVGLDTDLRNTVHPLIRQMVTNGHVTPDPLGLGCQATPDGRLCREGTPWPRLFGIGSLLRSARWESIAMPEIRLQARMLASQMLEPDAAPARRRLASQPG; this comes from the coding sequence CTGCACCTGGACTGGTACACCGGCGGCGCGACGCATCCCGGGCGCGGCATCGCCTACGGGACGGCCTCGCCGCGCCACTTGCTCAATGTGCGTGCGGCCACGATGGGGATGTTCTCGCGCCGGCCGCGCGGCTTCCTGGATTTCGCCCAGCGCCTCGATCCGCAGGTGGCCGGTACCGATTTCCTGCCACGGCGCCTGTATGGCGACTACCTCGAAGACGAGGTGGCACACGTGCTCGGGCAGTCGCGCAGCCGCGGCGTGGATGTGCGCGTGGTGCCGTTCGCGGCCGATGCGCTGGTGCCCGAGATCGACGGCGTCACGGTGATCCAGGGCGAGCGCGCCAGTCGCGCGGACGCGGCGGTGCTGGCCATCGGCGCATTGCCGGTGCGACCGCTCGAGGGCGTCGACGCCGCACTGGTGGCCGAGGGCCGCTACGTCATCGATCCCTGGGCGTTGCTGGCACAGGCCGGGTCCGATCCGGCGCCACGCGAAGTCGCACTGGTCGGTCTCGGGCTGACCGCCGTGGACGTACTGCTGGAACTGGCCGATCGCTGGCCCCATGCGCACTTCACCGCCATCTCCCGCCACGGACGCCTGCCCGCCGCGCACCTGCCCGTATCGACGGTGCCGGACGACGATGGCGGCGCGCTGCTCGATGCCATGCACGAGGCGCCCGAGGTCCGTCGCTGGCTTCGCCTGTTGCGCGAGGCGATCGCCGCCAGCGACGACTGGCGCGTGGTGATCGACGGCCTGCGTCCCTCCACGCCCGGATTGTGGGACGCGCTGCCGATGCCGGAACGCGCACGGTTCCTCCGCCATGCCCGCTGGGCCTGGGAACGCGTGCGCCACCGCATGCCGCCGCAGGTCGAGCGGCAGGTACTGGCGCTCGAACGCGAAGGGCGGCTGCAACGGGTGAGCGGTCGCGTTACCGGCGCCAGGGCGTTCGAGGGGCGCGTGGAACTGCATGCATGGCACGCCGGTGCGCGCACGCCGGTACTCGCAGACATCGCGATCCAGACCGTGGGTCTGGACACCGACCTGCGCAACACGGTCCACCCGCTGATCCGGCAGATGGTCACCAACGGCCACGTCACTCCCGATCCGCTGGGCCTCGGTTGCCAGGCGACGCCGGATGGTCGCCTGTGCCGCGAAGGGACACCGTGGCCGCGCCTGTTCGGCATCGGCAGCCTGTTGCGCAGTGCACGCTGGGAATCGATCGCGATGCCTGAAATCCGGCTGCAGGCGCGGATGCTGGCCTCGCAGATGCTGGAGCCGGACGCTGCGCCGGCACGTCGGCGGCTCGCTTCGCAGCCTGGTTGA